The Erigeron canadensis isolate Cc75 chromosome 1, C_canadensis_v1, whole genome shotgun sequence genome segment AATTTTTGACTTCTTTGCTTTTATTTTGGACGTATTCATGATTTCTTGAAATATGTGTGACCTTTGTTTTTCGGTTTTTCCTAAGAGCATCAGTAATGGTCCATACCAATACTAACTAATACAGTGTCACATTAGCAAAACCTTTTTTCAATACATTTTTCTCAATTCACACCCAATACCCAATACATCCAATACTAACCAATACActccaacatatttattttcaaacttttaataaataaaaccacaaatataatttataaaataaacacaaatattatattaaatcctaaaataccattttattaaaaaaacgaGCAGCgtacataagaaaaaaaaacattaaaaaatgcatttaaaataaaaaaacaatcctaataACGACTTAAACGCAACAAGATTTAAGGAAGACTCCAAATATGCTCGACGAGATCATGACATAGAGAATGGTGGACGTGTCGGTCTCGAAGTTCCTTGATGGTCCGGTCATGCACCTTTAACCTCTCCTCGAATGTTCTTCGTGGTAAGTTACGTGGCTCGTTAATGAAATCCTCTTCGTAAGAGGTTATGGCATTTCCCGAATCCTCAACAATCATGTTATGCAATATAACACACGCATACATGGTTCGGCGAATCTTATTAACACTCATAGCTTTTGCCGGTGCCTGAAGTATCTCCCATTGACCTTGAAGAACTCCGAATGCCCGCTCAACATCTTTTCGAGCACTTTCTTGGTACTTTTTAAACTTCTTCCTTTTCTCGTCTTGCGGGCATGAGAACGACTTTACAAACATAGACCACTCTGGATAAATGCCATCAGCAAGGTAGTACGCCTTCTTATATTTGGTCCCGTTAACGGTAAATGAAGTGTCGGGAACCGTATCCTCAATTATTTccctatatttaataaataaattatattaaaaagtgataaattatatgaaaaagcgataaattatattaaaaagcgataaatgtttttaaaaagcgataaattattttaaaaatacctAAACAAACTTGACTGATTCAGGACGTTTATGTCGTTGTTAGATCCTGCAACGCCAAAATATGCATGCCATATCCATAAATCATAAGACgcaaccgcttcaagcatgatgGTTGGACGTCCTTTATCACCACGAGTGTATTGCCCTTGCCATGATTTTGGACAATTTTTCCATGGCCAATGCATACAATCGATGCTTCCTAACATCCCCGTAAACCCATGAAGTTCTTCGTGTTTGCTTAGCAAACGTTGTATGTCATCAGGCGTGGGTCTTCGCAAATACTCGGCTGcataaaactcaaaaacacaCTTACAAAAATCTTCTAGACATACTCTAGCTGTTTCCTCCCCCATATGCAAATATTCATCAAGTGAGTCCGGAGATTTGCTATACGTCAGTTGTCGTATGGCAGATACACATTTATGGATGGTACTAAAACCAACCCTTTTTCTTGCATTGACACGTAAGTCTTCCATTCGGGTAAAATGTCTTGGTTTTGGAGACAAAGAGTAGCTTTGTATATCGCGAATGATGCGCATGAACAGCTCTTTCTCATTCGAAAACGCCGCTAAAATGGTGTGTGGCGCAAACGTTGAGTCTTCAATGAAATAATCTATCATGAGTCGGTCAGCAGTCCCATACCGATCTCTATAACCGGTGTTCCCGAGATAATTTCTGGACACTCAGCTCATCGAGCTCGATACAATCTTTATGATAGCCAGGAGCTCCTAACACTGTCGTCATCGCTAAGCAATGACCCGAGTATGTATGGATGCTCGATGAGAAAGACATGGTGATTTTTAGTTTGAAGAATGAATGGGATTTGGATATGAAAGTGTTTGAGTTTGGTTGAATGACTGAAATAAGTGGGTTAAATAAGTGAATAAAAGGTGAAAAAGgttgatttttttgaaaattttgataacTAGCCGTTTGAAGATTGTATAGtaaattcaaattttctttttttaatcagGTAGCCGTtggggaaaagaaaaaaaaacaaacaacacTTGAATCCGTATTCACTACCACGAATCCCTCCACCACGAAATCCAATCCGGACCAATACGGCCGacacccaatggtgtggacCGTATTGGATGTCCAATACGCAGCCAATACTAGCACATAAGGGGAGCTCTAATACAAATATACAACTACTTTTACACACTTTCACCTTGGAAACAAAATAATTGTTTATGAGGAGAGGGTTAAACTCATAAACTTTTATTTCtcatatttttcaatatttcatatctaaaaaaaaagtaatgggGAATCTAGTCCCGGTACCACAGTTGAATATCAATCAACTAACCtcgtatgagtcatatgatgccggtaaagAGAGATCGATAAAATCATTGTTTAGTATAAAAACTTAATGGGAAAGAGCTAGGGGTCTCTAGAGaatgtaaataaaattttacgaaaatgataaatttataagtAATACAGTACTAACAAATGTCAAAAAGGTTAGTGATGTCAGTTCAAGCATACCAAAAAGGAAGAAGCCGTGTGTTTGTTTTACAAAAAAGTTGGGTAGTAGCATATTGATAAGTTTTGGTGATGAATGTATGTAAAATTTTCAAGTTCgaatcttaaaatttttttattatttagtgGATCGTATACGAAATTAATCAGCTATACCTCTGGATTATTCgcactacaacaaattaatcatttctaACACACtttgtaaaattttgttgaatacttcacacttaaaaatgtgtacaaaatagtctacattaaaaagtgtgaagaaaactACAAgcttcacatttaaaagtgtgaaaaaaatattcACACTAATAAGTTGATACAAAATTTATACTTTACATTCTTATAAGTGTGGAGATCATTTATTCGCGAGTGATTTCAACGAAATTGCATAGAGATAACACACGAAGGAATAATTTTTCAGTGCGTAGAAATTACTCGcaaagaaaatgatttatacatttaaaatCGCATAGAAATCTAATATTGTATACATTTATTAGTATGtaaacatttttcttcacacttttagttgTGAAACTTGCaacttttttcacactttttattgtagactatttgtatatatttataaatgcGAACAACTTAACAAAATTTTACGCATTTTTAAGAAATGCGTAGAAAAAGTGCATACAAACgacaaatttgttgtagtgtcgCCAACCAAGTAGTTGTCTTAGGATTATTCGACTCATAAAAAGACCATAtctatgtttaaaaaaaatgcttTTATTCGGAATCACCAATAGTATGGtcggtttttatttatttggtaacatatattaatacatatactcgtatataggtaaaacaaaatattatagacgaaatttggtaaataaaatacaatatatgtatatgtatgtaattattatatatctatgaCCATGCATGACGAATTGACGATTATATAAATCAGAAGTCGGCGTTTTGTATGTATTGTATGAACAGAAGAAGTGTTGGGGGACACGTGAGTTGTTGCATTAACATGAATGCGATGAGTGTCATTTTTATACGCCAAGTCCGCTCCACACCACAGACGTAATCCACCCCACTACTCATTTCTGTGGCCCATTTtcaatatcattttcttttcatattgCCTTTTATTATATTCATAGCTATTAGCCTATTATCATACATATAACCCATGTAGTTTAAGTTTTATGCATTTATCACCTCTATATTACTAATGTCTCATTTTGACCCTTGACAATTGTTCCTATATGTTTGTTATCTTAAATTACGTGATGCGACATGTACATTtccatttgaaaataaaattatgactCAAGATATATTTGGTTTTGTATAGTCTGGACCAGGTGAGTTGTATTGGACAATACGtcttatatgtataataaaatgtgtagTTGTTAATTTTAGTAACATgagaattaaaaagaaaaattatcaCAACATTTAAGATTAGAAAACTATTTAACAAtttcttaaaagttttataGCAATAATGGGAANNNNNNNNNNNNNNNNNNNNNNNNNNNNNNNNNNNNNNNNNNNNNNNNNNNNNNNNNNNNNNNNNNNNNNNNNNNNNNNNNNNNNNNNNNNNNNNNNNNNTTCTCATAGGTCATCCAATGTTTTGACCTTTTTTGGAAAATTGTCAATCTTGCTATCTGGGTATACCCAAAAATTTCTCCTTTGtagaaaaagattaaaattttaGCCTTTTTGGATTTgggttttcttgtttttcttcatttgAGCTAAAaaaagtgtgtgtgtatatatatacatctgtatatatatgtccATGGCTggatcatcaccatcatcatatTGGTGTTACAGATGTAGCCGGTTCATCACAGTTCCATCTCGCCACCTACACTCATCTTTCTCTTGCCCGGGTTGTAACGCCGGGTTCATAGAAGAAACAGATAACCCGACCCGAACCGCAACCGAAACAACACTCTCGGACTCTCCCGAGCAACCAAACAATAGCCCACCGGCGCTCCGCCGTGATAGAGCCACCGCCGGTGACCGGTCTGCGTTCAACCCCGTCATCATCCTCCGCGGACCCACGGTTGACTCGGTCAACGGTGGTGGTGGGGGTGGTAATGGGTTTGAAATGTATTATGATGATGGATCCGGGTCGGGTTTGAGACCATTACCGGTTAGTATGTCGGATATTTTATTGGGTTCGGGTTTTGATAGGTTATTAGAACAATTGACTCAAATAGAAGTCAACGGGTTAGGAAGAGTTGACCAAAACCCAGCCGCTTCAAAAAGCGCGGTTGAATCACTTCCGTGTATCGAAATTGATAAtacacatatagatatagatatacattgtGCTGTATGTAAAGAAGCATTTGAATTAGGGACTTTAGCTAAGGAAATGCCTTGTAAACATTTATACCATTCCGAATGTATTATACCGTGGTTAAACTTGCGTAATTCGTGTCCGGTTTGCCGACACGAATTGCCG includes the following:
- the LOC122589250 gene encoding protein ANTAGONIST OF LIKE HETEROCHROMATIN PROTEIN 1-like, encoding MIDYFIEDSTFAPHTILAAFSNEKELFMRIIRDIQSYSLSPKPRHFTRMEDLRVNARKRVGFSTIHKCVSAIRQLTYSKSPDSLDEYLHMGEETARVCLEDFCKCVFEFYAAEYLRRPTPDDIQRLLSKHEELHGFTGMLGSIDCMHWPWKNCPKSWQGQYTRGDKGRPTIMLEAVASYDLWIWHAYFGVAGSNNDINVLNQSSLFREIIEDTVPDTSFTVNGTKYKKAYYLADGIYPEWSMFVKSFSCPQDEKRKKFKKYQESARKDVERAFGVLQGQWEILQAPAKAMSVNKIRRTMYACVILHNMIVEDSGNAITSYEEDFINEPRNLPRRTFEERLKVHDRTIKELRDRHVHHSLCHDLVEHIWSLP
- the LOC122585316 gene encoding E3 ubiquitin-protein ligase RDUF2-like; translation: MSMAGSSPSSYWCYRCSRFITVPSRHLHSSFSCPGCNAGFIEETDNPTRTATETTLSDSPEQPNNSPPALRRDRATAGDRSAFNPVIILRGPTVDSVNGGGGGGNGFEMYYDDGSGSGLRPLPVSMSDILLGSGFDRLLEQLTQIEVNGLGRVDQNPAASKSAVESLPCIEIDNTHIDIDIHCAVCKEAFELGTLAKEMPCKHLYHSECIIPWLNLRNSCPVCRHELPTESRDLGNGNEEVVGLTIWRLPGGGFAVGRRGRERDIPVVFTEMDGGLNVNRNPVRGPRRNSRGSGTGLRRIFGGVFTCLGGGRRGISSSSSSSSDEGASNRSRFIPAIFSSSSRRRRALAFDANNRPQMW